In Malania oleifera isolate guangnan ecotype guangnan chromosome 8, ASM2987363v1, whole genome shotgun sequence, a single window of DNA contains:
- the LOC131162115 gene encoding monooxygenase 2-like, with protein MNPINHMRMLGLRSLVLESSDGLRITGFALITWNNAWKALEALGIADSIRRRHLPLDGIRVSSAVTGLPILEKSFERKGQDGNYETRCVIRKILLETLKEELPHGTIKYSSKVVSIEESGWFKIVHLGDGSSIKTKVLIGCDGVNSVVAKWLGLKKAVDAGRSAIRALVEFPEGHGFERKFLQCIGHGVRYGYMPCNEKTMYWFFTFTSLDQKTEDDMEDNPAKMKQFVLSKLGKLSQQVQSVVERTELVNISCASLKLRWPWDLLRGESCRGNVCVAGDALHPMTPDIGQGGCSALEDGVVLARCLGEAFLAKTQNGDEWGRIEKAVEKYGKERRWRSIGLIATAYTVGMVQQSDGKVMSFLRDNLLAGILAGSLLKMADFDCGKLN; from the exons ATGAACCCCataaatcatatgagaatgtTGGGATTGAGGAGCTTGGTGTTGGAATCGTCGGATGGTTTGAGAATTACAGGGTTTGCACTTATCACATGGAACAATGCCTGGAAGGCTCTGGAGGCTTTGGGCATTGCCGATTCCATAAGACGACGTCATCTTCCCCTTGACGG GATTCGAGTGTCCTCTGCAGTTACAGGGCTCCCCATTTTGGAGAAATCATTTGAAAGGAAGGGGCAAGA TGGAAATTATGAAACTCGATGTGTGATAAGAAAGATTTTACTTGAAACCTTAAAGGAGGAATTGCCACATGGTACAATCAAGTATTCTTCTAAGGTTGTTTCTATTGAGGAATCAGGATGGTTCAAAATTGTGCACCTTGGCGACGGCTCGAGCATTAAAACTAAG GTATTAATTGGGTGTGATGGAGTTAACTCAGTGGTAGCAAAATGGCTTGGCCTTAAGAAAGCCGTTGATGCTGGGCGATCAGCAATTAGGGCTTTGGTTGAATTTCCAGAAGGCCATGGATTTGAACGCAAATTCTTACAATGCATTGGGCACGGTGTACGATATGGTTATATGCCCTGCAATGAGAAGACGATGTATTGGTTTTTCACTTTCACTTCTCTCGACCAAA AGACAGAAGACGACATGGAAGATAATCCAGCAAAGATGAAGCAGTTCGTGCTGAGCAAGCTCGGCAAACTCTCTCAACAAGTCCAGAGCGTTGTGGAAAGAACCGAGCTCGTCAACATCTCCTGCGCGTCGCTGAAGCTCCGGTGGCCGTGGGATCTTCTCCGGGGAGAAAGCTGCAGAGGCAACGTCTGCGTCGCCGGCGACGCCCTGCACCCGATGACGCCGGACATCGGCCAGGGCGGCTGCTCCGCCCTGGAAGACGGCGTCGTTCTGGCGAGGTGCCTCGGCGAAGCCTTCCTGGCGAAAACACAAAACGGCGACGAATGGGGAAGGATCGAAAAGGCGGTGGAGAAGTATGGAAAGGAGAGGAGGTGGAGGAGTATTGGGCTGATAGCGACGGCGTACACGGTGGGGATGGTGCAGCAGAGCGACGGGAAGGTGATGAGCTTCTTGAGGGACAATTTGTTGGCGGGAATTTTGGCCGGATCTCTTCTCAAGATGGCTGATTTCGACTGCGGGAAGCTTAATTGA